The DNA segment TTTTTTGTAGCCTCTTCACGTGTCTTTTTATCAGTGCTGTATAGAGATGATATATTCCGGCTGATTTTGTCTTCAGGCATCATAGTATATTTTTTCGTAATACTAAATAAGATTTGATATCCTGAAATCACGCAGGAAGAAAGCTGTCGATATATGACAGAATTGTTTCAACTTTTTCCTTTGAGAAAGGCCCATCTTCGTATCCTGATTCAAGTGTTATTGAGTCATTAAACGTTGATACCGTAACCAGAAATCCCGGTGGCCATGAAACAACGGGAATAAAAAAAGCATCAGTAATTGAAAGTTTTTTTTTATCTGGTCCCAGAACAGGGTAATAGTTCTCGGCCTTTATTATTCCTATATTTGAAAAAACAGGATTTTTAAAATTATTTTTTTCATATGATGCCATCATCCGGTCAAAAAAATTTTCAATGAATTCCGGGCCCTTTGAATATATGTCTTCATAAAATGCGATGCATCCAAGCCCCATGTTGCCGGATTTTTTTCTCTTAGTCACACTTGTAATCTGTTCCAGTATGTCTGAAAGTGTGGAATTCTTTCTGGCAGTAACTGACAGCTGGTATGCAATGGAAAGGTTCTGTGGGTTTTTCCCGTTCTCCCTTCCGTAATACTTTCTTACGTCGGCGGCAGTCAGTATTGATTTTTCAGATTCCCCGGCTGAATCGCATGAATTTATCTTTAGCAGTGCAAGGAAAAAAGCCCCGGCAATCATATCATTTACAGTTGCACCGTATTTTTTCCCGAATTTTTTTATTGCAGAAAGTCTTTTCCGGGAAAGTGTCAGAATTGAAATTCGTGGTATTCCGTGTCCGGTGTGCTCAAAGGGAAATGCCCACCTGTCAGTAAAAGGCTCCTCCGAATCAAGCTCGTGTTCTATAACTTCTTCCGGAAATTTTTCAAGTATTCTGCCGGTCTCGCGGTAGTACCAGCCCTTTGGACTTGTCTGGTAATTTGGGTCTTCAATAAGCTTTGTGTAGATATGAAATATCTCTTCGGATGCACGCATCAGTCCTGAAGCGTCACTAAACCCGTGGTGGCATGAGATGACAACTGAATCGTGCGAATCTTCTCTCAGGATACATGTCTTTATCTGCGGGCCTTTGTATACGTCTACCCTTTCGGGAGGGTTTTCCAATATGCACTTTTTTGAACCGGTGGTGTATTTTACGGAGAATAGGTCGCTGTACTTTATCTCAGGCATTTTTTCCCAGAAAAATGAGCCCTCTTTTTTGACAAAGCGTGACGATGCG comes from the Methanomicrobium sp. W14 genome and includes:
- a CDS encoding condensation protein, translated to MTNPDTEKAVAPAFDVFNVYFDRIYEPTMHIFLDFNGRLDENTFKCAVMMYTKNNPYASSRFVKKEGSFFWEKMPEIKYSDLFSVKYTTGSKKCILENPPERVDVYKGPQIKTCILREDSHDSVVISCHHGFSDASGLMRASEEIFHIYTKLIEDPNYQTSPKGWYYRETGRILEKFPEEVIEHELDSEEPFTDRWAFPFEHTGHGIPRISILTLSRKRLSAIKKFGKKYGATVNDMIAGAFFLALLKINSCDSAGESEKSILTAADVRKYYGRENGKNPQNLSIAYQLSVTARKNSTLSDILEQITSVTKRKKSGNMGLGCIAFYEDIYSKGPEFIENFFDRMMASYEKNNFKNPVFSNIGIIKAENYYPVLGPDKKKLSITDAFFIPVVSWPPGFLVTVSTFNDSITLESGYEDGPFSKEKVETILSYIDSFLPA